From the Myxococcales bacterium genome, one window contains:
- a CDS encoding flippase-like domain-containing protein, giving the protein MAAINRRLWRDPKVYLGFAVSVFFIWLAFRKIDPDKMWQAIVAADPLLIAFIMAQVLAMLFIRGHRWALFLKPVKRVSWLVLGWSTCIGFAVNNLLPARLGEIARSISASRKTGIGFGTAFGTVVVERIYDTITLLVLFIGSLFLWDFAGPMDKLIAAVRQQFGYTISQRGIAVNLAVFVGVVLAAIVLLKWRTALALRVAGLFLRPFPAAWREKILTGLQNFIQGLTQTTDPFEVVWILFLSAALWIISIYSVYVGLLACGIPAGATDAIFVIMSMALAVSIPASPGYVGTYHFLAATAIVLTAGVSWDQALGAAIVIHLANYLPQTLAGLLALAREGLSLKEIESETPRE; this is encoded by the coding sequence ATGGCTGCGATAAACCGGCGGCTGTGGCGCGATCCGAAAGTCTACCTCGGCTTTGCCGTGTCGGTTTTCTTCATCTGGCTCGCGTTTCGCAAAATCGATCCCGACAAAATGTGGCAGGCGATCGTCGCCGCCGACCCGCTGCTGATTGCGTTCATCATGGCCCAGGTGCTGGCGATGCTCTTCATCCGCGGCCATCGTTGGGCGCTGTTTCTCAAGCCGGTGAAGCGCGTTTCGTGGCTGGTGCTGGGCTGGTCGACCTGCATCGGCTTCGCGGTGAACAACCTGCTGCCGGCCCGGCTGGGGGAAATCGCGCGGTCGATCAGCGCCAGCCGCAAGACGGGCATCGGGTTCGGCACGGCGTTCGGCACGGTGGTGGTCGAGCGGATTTACGACACAATCACGCTGTTGGTGCTGTTCATCGGCAGCCTGTTTTTGTGGGACTTCGCCGGGCCGATGGACAAGCTGATCGCGGCGGTGCGGCAGCAGTTCGGTTATACCATCAGCCAGCGGGGCATCGCGGTGAACCTGGCGGTTTTCGTCGGCGTCGTGCTGGCGGCCATCGTGCTGCTCAAGTGGCGGACCGCGCTCGCCCTGCGGGTAGCCGGCTTATTTCTGAGGCCCTTCCCGGCGGCCTGGCGCGAGAAAATCCTGACCGGCCTGCAAAATTTCATCCAAGGCCTGACCCAGACCACCGACCCGTTCGAGGTCGTCTGGATTCTTTTTCTTTCGGCGGCGCTCTGGATCATCAGCATCTATTCGGTCTACGTCGGCCTGCTGGCCTGCGGCATTCCCGCCGGCGCGACCGACGCCATCTTCGTCATCATGAGCATGGCCCTGGCGGTCTCGATCCCGGCCAGTCCCGGCTACGTCGGCACCTATCACTTCCTCGCCGCGACGGCCATCGTGCTGACCGCCGGCGTTTCGTGGGACCAGGCCCTGGGCGCGGCGATCGTCATCCACCTGGCCAACTACCTGCCGCAAACCCTAGCGGGCCTGCTGGCGCTGGCGCGCGAAGGCCTCTCCCTGAAGGAAATCGAAAGCGAAACCCCGCGCGAATAA
- a CDS encoding bifunctional riboflavin kinase/FAD synthetase, which translates to MKQYRLEELAPGALGPTLLTIGNFDGVHRGHQYILAQLRAAADKQHLPAVALTFEPHPIKVLYPQKNLEMIMPFAERARLFDRYGIDVLLTVRFTPELAQTPADEWVRAVLVELLTVKMLYIGYDFSFGRGRDGDALHLKRLGQKYGFLVHQLPPEEEDGKPISSSRIRRLVAAGEVQKVEKLLGRPFHLRGEIVPGDGRGRGLGFPTANLRTEWELLPHIGVYAAVAVVDGVPHPAAVNIGKNPTFNLEELRIEAYLLDFSGDLHGKEMALYFVNRLRDEIKFDSAAQLVEEMEKDIIKTRRLFDEKPPQTWLR; encoded by the coding sequence ATGAAACAGTACCGTTTGGAAGAACTCGCGCCCGGCGCGCTTGGGCCGACCTTGCTGACCATCGGCAATTTCGACGGCGTGCACCGCGGCCATCAGTACATCCTGGCGCAGCTCCGCGCCGCCGCCGATAAGCAGCACCTGCCCGCCGTCGCGCTGACCTTCGAGCCGCACCCCATCAAGGTGCTGTACCCGCAGAAAAATCTCGAAATGATCATGCCGTTCGCCGAACGGGCTCGTCTCTTCGACCGCTACGGCATCGACGTGCTGCTGACGGTCCGCTTCACCCCCGAACTGGCCCAGACCCCCGCCGACGAATGGGTGCGCGCCGTCCTGGTGGAATTGCTGACCGTCAAGATGCTTTACATCGGCTACGACTTTTCCTTCGGGCGCGGCCGCGACGGCGACGCCCTGCACCTCAAGCGGCTGGGGCAAAAATACGGCTTCCTGGTGCACCAACTGCCGCCCGAGGAGGAAGACGGCAAGCCGATCAGTTCCAGCCGCATCCGCCGCCTGGTGGCCGCCGGCGAGGTGCAAAAGGTCGAAAAGCTGCTCGGCCGGCCGTTCCACCTGCGCGGCGAGATCGTGCCCGGCGACGGCCGCGGCCGCGGCCTGGGCTTCCCGACCGCCAACCTGCGCACGGAGTGGGAATTGCTGCCGCACATCGGCGTCTACGCGGCGGTGGCGGTGGTGGACGGCGTGCCGCATCCGGCCGCGGTGAACATCGGCAAGAACCCGACCTTCAACCTCGAGGAACTGCGCATCGAGGCGTACCTGCTCGACTTCAGCGGCGACCTACACGGCAAGGAAATGGCGCTCTACTTCGTCAACCGCCTGCGCGACGAGATCAAGTTCGATTCGGCGGCGCAATTGGTCGAGGAAATGGAAAAGGACATCATCAAAACCCGCCGGCTGTTCGACGAGAAGCCCCCGCAAACATGGCTGCGATAA
- a CDS encoding thymidine phosphorylase → MRAVDIIRKKREGLPLTAAEIEWFVAANLRGEAADYQLGALLMAIFLRGLSPDEVGWLTRAFMNSGVVLDLSRLAGTKVDKHSTGGVGDKVSLILAPLAACAGLYVPMIAGRGLGHTGGTIDKLEAIPGYNPFLPLADFLDVVERVGCAIIGQTGELCPADRKWYALRDVTGTVESIDLITASIMSKKLAAGLDALVLDVKVGSGAFMPTLELAEKLARSLVRVGVQMGKPVRAVLTDMNQPLGREIGNANEVAESIEILQGRGDRRLLDVTLALGAHLLAAGGVEKNAERATARLRGYLENGQALARFVTMVAAQGGDTRVIEHPERLARAPLEKPFVATRSGYLTAVATTEVGYAAMLLGAGRERAEDKIDFGAGITVNKQLGDRVEAGEPLCFLRAGDENRLEAGRRRLAGVFTVGDMPPAPAPLVHRIVAEE, encoded by the coding sequence ATGCGCGCGGTCGACATCATTCGCAAAAAACGCGAAGGTCTGCCTTTGACGGCGGCGGAGATCGAGTGGTTCGTCGCCGCCAACCTGCGCGGCGAGGCGGCGGATTACCAGCTCGGCGCCTTGCTGATGGCGATTTTTCTGCGCGGCCTGAGCCCCGACGAGGTCGGCTGGCTGACCCGCGCGTTCATGAATTCCGGCGTCGTTCTGGACCTGTCGCGGCTCGCCGGGACCAAGGTGGACAAGCATTCGACCGGCGGCGTCGGCGACAAGGTGAGCCTGATCCTGGCCCCGCTGGCCGCTTGCGCCGGGCTGTACGTGCCGATGATCGCCGGCCGCGGCCTGGGCCACACCGGCGGCACCATCGACAAGCTCGAGGCGATTCCCGGCTACAACCCGTTCTTGCCGCTCGCCGATTTTCTCGACGTGGTCGAACGCGTCGGCTGCGCCATCATCGGCCAGACCGGCGAACTGTGCCCGGCCGACCGCAAGTGGTACGCGCTGCGCGACGTGACCGGCACAGTGGAAAGCATCGACCTGATCACCGCGAGCATCATGTCCAAGAAACTGGCCGCTGGCCTCGACGCCCTGGTGCTCGACGTGAAAGTCGGTTCGGGCGCGTTCATGCCGACGCTGGAACTGGCCGAAAAACTGGCCCGCTCGTTGGTGCGCGTCGGCGTCCAGATGGGCAAGCCGGTCCGCGCCGTGCTGACCGACATGAATCAGCCGCTCGGCCGCGAGATCGGCAACGCCAACGAGGTCGCCGAATCCATTGAAATTTTGCAGGGCCGGGGCGACCGGCGTTTGCTGGATGTCACCCTGGCGCTGGGCGCGCACCTGCTGGCCGCCGGCGGCGTCGAGAAGAACGCCGAACGCGCCACGGCGCGCTTGCGCGGCTACCTGGAAAACGGGCAGGCCTTGGCCCGGTTCGTCACCATGGTGGCGGCGCAAGGCGGCGACACGCGCGTCATCGAACATCCCGAACGGCTGGCGCGCGCGCCGTTGGAAAAACCGTTCGTCGCTACCCGCTCCGGTTACCTGACGGCGGTCGCCACCACCGAGGTGGGTTACGCCGCGATGTTGCTGGGCGCGGGCCGCGAGCGCGCCGAGGACAAAATCGACTTCGGCGCCGGGATCACCGTCAACAAACAATTGGGCGACCGGGTCGAGGCGGGCGAGCCGCTTTGCTTCCTGCGCGCCGGCGACGAAAACCGCCTGGAAGCCGGCCGGCGCCGGCTCGCCGGCGTGTTCACCGTCGGCGACATGCCGCCGGCCCCGGCGCCGCTCGTTCACCGGATCGTGGCGGAAGAATGA